In one Carassius carassius chromosome 14, fCarCar2.1, whole genome shotgun sequence genomic region, the following are encoded:
- the LOC132156734 gene encoding zinc transporter ZIP9-B-like isoform X2: protein MDGAWTVILISLAMFVGCFMLGIIPLLINLSEQKLQLITVLGAGLLCGTALSIIIPEGVELVQEAWKDWYCSKMGENQKISESNTTLHLTAEKGLRPHFFIGVSLVSGFTLMFVVDQIANYCSMHADGVALGAAAASSQVSVQVVVFFAVILHKAPAAFGLVSFLMHAGLERKTIQKHLLAFSAAAPLMAISTYFILSASNGSSQKRLGTTGIGMLFSAGTFLYVATVHVLPEINSRGHERYTQLQHQTGSGAHERQSGLSITESLTLILGTALPVLLALGLPDD, encoded by the exons ATGGACGGAGCTTGGACTGTTATTCTCATATCTCTGGCTATGTTCGTGGGATGTTTCATGCTCGGGATAATTCCATTACTGATCAATTTATCAGAG CAGAAACTGCAGCTGATCACGGTGCTGGGGGCGGGGCTTCTATGTGGCACTGCCCTGTCAATCATTATCCCGGAGGGGGTGGAGTTAGTGCAAGAGGCATGGAAAG ACTGGTATTGCTCCAAAATGGGGGAGAATCAGAAGATCTCAGAATCAAATACAACACTTCATCTTACTGCAGAGAAAGGTCTGCGTCCTCACTTCTTCATAGGAGTCTCTCTCGTCTCGGGCTTTACGCTCATGTTTGTGGTGGACCAGATTGCCAACTACTGCTCCATGCACG CTGATGGTGTTGCTCTGGGTGCAGCTGCGGCCTCATCGCAGGTGTCTGTGCAGGTTGTCGTGTTTTTTGCGGTCATTTTGCATAAG GCTCCAGCCGCGTTTGGTCTTGTGTCTTTCCTCATGCACGCAGGTCTGGAGAGGAAGACTATTCAGAAGCATTTATTGGCATTTTCTGCTGCTGCGCCGCTGatggccatcagcacttatttcATCCTGAGTGCA TCTAATGGCTCTTCTCAGAAGCGCCTGGGCACTACAGGCATTGGGATGCTGTTCTCAGCCGGGACTTTCTTATATGTGGCCACAGTTCATGTTCTGCCAGAAATCAACAGCAGAGGGCATGAGCGCTACACTCAGCTCCAGCATCAGACAGGAAGTGGAGCCCACGAGAGGCAGAGCGGTCTGAGCATCACAGAGAGCCTGACTCTCATCCTGGGGACTGCACTTCCTGTGCTGCTGGCCCTCGGACTGCCAGATGATTAA
- the LOC132156734 gene encoding zinc transporter ZIP9-B-like isoform X1: protein MDGAWTVILISLAMFVGCFMLGIIPLLINLSEQKLQLITVLGAGLLCGTALSIIIPEGVELVQEAWKDWYCSKMGENQKISESNTTLHLTAEKGLRPHFFIGVSLVSGFTLMFVVDQIANYCSMHESRAHMYTGNSVTATLGLLIHAAADGVALGAAAASSQVSVQVVVFFAVILHKAPAAFGLVSFLMHAGLERKTIQKHLLAFSAAAPLMAISTYFILSASNGSSQKRLGTTGIGMLFSAGTFLYVATVHVLPEINSRGHERYTQLQHQTGSGAHERQSGLSITESLTLILGTALPVLLALGLPDD, encoded by the exons ATGGACGGAGCTTGGACTGTTATTCTCATATCTCTGGCTATGTTCGTGGGATGTTTCATGCTCGGGATAATTCCATTACTGATCAATTTATCAGAG CAGAAACTGCAGCTGATCACGGTGCTGGGGGCGGGGCTTCTATGTGGCACTGCCCTGTCAATCATTATCCCGGAGGGGGTGGAGTTAGTGCAAGAGGCATGGAAAG ACTGGTATTGCTCCAAAATGGGGGAGAATCAGAAGATCTCAGAATCAAATACAACACTTCATCTTACTGCAGAGAAAGGTCTGCGTCCTCACTTCTTCATAGGAGTCTCTCTCGTCTCGGGCTTTACGCTCATGTTTGTGGTGGACCAGATTGCCAACTACTGCTCCATGCACG AATCCCGAGCGCACATGTACACTGGCAACAGTGTCACTGCCACCCTGGGTCTGCTTATTCATGCCGCAG CTGATGGTGTTGCTCTGGGTGCAGCTGCGGCCTCATCGCAGGTGTCTGTGCAGGTTGTCGTGTTTTTTGCGGTCATTTTGCATAAG GCTCCAGCCGCGTTTGGTCTTGTGTCTTTCCTCATGCACGCAGGTCTGGAGAGGAAGACTATTCAGAAGCATTTATTGGCATTTTCTGCTGCTGCGCCGCTGatggccatcagcacttatttcATCCTGAGTGCA TCTAATGGCTCTTCTCAGAAGCGCCTGGGCACTACAGGCATTGGGATGCTGTTCTCAGCCGGGACTTTCTTATATGTGGCCACAGTTCATGTTCTGCCAGAAATCAACAGCAGAGGGCATGAGCGCTACACTCAGCTCCAGCATCAGACAGGAAGTGGAGCCCACGAGAGGCAGAGCGGTCTGAGCATCACAGAGAGCCTGACTCTCATCCTGGGGACTGCACTTCCTGTGCTGCTGGCCCTCGGACTGCCAGATGATTAA